Part of the Bacillus cereus group sp. RP43 genome is shown below.
ACTAAAATATTCCAAGCTACAAAAATTACAAAAGAAGAATTAAACATAAAAAAACCCCAACCAAAATGGTTGGGGTTTGTAGTTCGCAAAAATTAACGTTTTGAGAACTGAGGTGCACGACGTGCGCCTTTAAGACCGTATTTTTTACGCTCTTTCATACGTGCGTCACGAGTTAATAGACCTGCACGTTTTAATGTTAGACGGTATTCTGGATCAGCTTTTAATAAAGCGCGAGAAATACCGTGACGAATAGCACCAGCTTGACCAGTGTATCCACCACCATTTACGTTTACAAGTACATCGTAGTTACCTAAAGTTTCTGTTGCAACTAGAGGTTGTTTCACTACTTCACGTAATGCAGCAAATGGGATATAGTTTTCAAAATCACGACCGTTAATGATAACGCGTCCTTCGCCTGGAACTAGGCGTACGCGCGCTACTGAACTCTTACGACGTCCAGTGCCATAGTATTGAACCTGTGCCAAAGTAAGCCCTCCTTTAATTGATTATCCGCGAAGTTCGTAAACTTCTGGTTTTTGTGCTTGGTGTGGATGCTCTGCTCCAGCATACACGTTTAATTTCTTAGATACTTGACGTCCTAAACGTCCTTTTGGAAGCATCCCTTTAATTGCAAGCTCTAACATTTGTACAGGGTAGTTTGTACGCATTTCTAGAGCTGTTCTTTGCTTAAGTCCACCTGGGTGGTTAGTGTGACGGTAGTAAATTTTATCGTTTAATTTATTACCTGTTAAATGAATTTTCTCAGCGTTAATAATAATTACATGATCACCCGTGTCAACGTGTGGTGTAAATGTAGGTTTGTTTTTACCACGTAAAATGGATGCTACTTCAGTAGATAGGCGACCTAAAGTTTGACCTTCAGCATCAACCACATACCATTTACGCTCAACTTCGTTAGCTTTTGCCATAAAAGTCGTACGCATGTGTTTCCCTCCTCGTTATCTTTTCCATAGAAAAAATCTATTGTTTATCTTAAACACGATTTCCTTCCGGGGCTAATCGTGGTTTTAGAAACAATACCATATGTTATGATATACTTTTGAGTTTCTAATGTCAAGCAAATGTTACACCAGGATTAGTTGTTATAGTTTACCTGCCATAAGTAAAGCCCGTGACCTGGAGCCATCTTTCCAGCAAACTGGCGATTTTGTTTCGCTAAAATCTCTGGAATGCTATCAGGATCAAGCTTTCCTTGTCCTATGCTAAGTAACGTACCAACAATAATTCTGACCATATTATATAAAAATCCATTACCTACAAAACGAAAAATTAATTCATCGTCTTGCTCAATTAATTCGATTTCATAAATTGTTCGCACTTTATCTTTTTTGTCAGTTTTTGCCGAACAAAAAGAAGTGAAATCATGCGTTCCAATAAAATAAGGAATCGCTTTTCTTATAGAATTTATTTCGAGCGGATATGGATATTGATATACGTAATTTCTACGGAATACATCCGCAGTCTTTGATAATAATACACGATAGCGATATTCTTTTTTCTCGACACCGTAACGTGCATGAAATTCTTCTGTTTTTTTCTCTACCTGCCCAATAACAATATCATCCGGCAACATTGTATTTAAAGCATTACTCCATTGCCACTCTTCAAGAGACAAAGGCGTATCAAAGTGTATCACTTGTCCTTTGGCGTGAACGGTAGAATCCGTTCTGCCTGATGCCTGCACACGAACAAGTTCTCCTTTATGCAACTTCTGCAATGCTTTCTCTATTTCTTGTTGAACAGTACGATGCTGTGGTTGAATTTGGTAACCACAAAAATGAATGCCATCATATGCAACTGTACATTTTATTCTATCCATTTCTCTATTCTCCATTACGACCGCACCCATGCCAAAATACAAGCTAAACAAAGTAAG
Proteins encoded:
- the truA gene encoding tRNA pseudouridine(38-40) synthase TruA, which codes for MDRIKCTVAYDGIHFCGYQIQPQHRTVQQEIEKALQKLHKGELVRVQASGRTDSTVHAKGQVIHFDTPLSLEEWQWSNALNTMLPDDIVIGQVEKKTEEFHARYGVEKKEYRYRVLLSKTADVFRRNYVYQYPYPLEINSIRKAIPYFIGTHDFTSFCSAKTDKKDKVRTIYEIELIEQDDELIFRFVGNGFLYNMVRIIVGTLLSIGQGKLDPDSIPEILAKQNRQFAGKMAPGHGLYLWQVNYNN
- the rplM gene encoding 50S ribosomal protein L13, with translation MRTTFMAKANEVERKWYVVDAEGQTLGRLSTEVASILRGKNKPTFTPHVDTGDHVIIINAEKIHLTGNKLNDKIYYRHTNHPGGLKQRTALEMRTNYPVQMLELAIKGMLPKGRLGRQVSKKLNVYAGAEHPHQAQKPEVYELRG
- the rpsI gene encoding 30S ribosomal protein S9 gives rise to the protein MAQVQYYGTGRRKSSVARVRLVPGEGRVIINGRDFENYIPFAALREVVKQPLVATETLGNYDVLVNVNGGGYTGQAGAIRHGISRALLKADPEYRLTLKRAGLLTRDARMKERKKYGLKGARRAPQFSKR